The following proteins come from a genomic window of Leopardus geoffroyi isolate Oge1 chromosome A3, O.geoffroyi_Oge1_pat1.0, whole genome shotgun sequence:
- the CCDC142 gene encoding coiled-coil domain-containing protein 142 isoform X2 → MAQGSRSGGFLPPLATVPPFWSQPEGAVEEQWERRQAGALGGDFRGWPRLPVAGSIPCLNPRPGGARGAQPWWAAPAPADAGEHREAGAADWWQEPAAGRPIPPALQRLRAVLLRLHREREQLLQARDCACHLQTAVRLLRILSPSTTALGPGPLPQLCRDLLLPSRGAVLRSGLRETPEPLLLARPVGLAAQRLDAAIEMQLRALGREPASPGLSSQLADVLLALPAYHQLMGKALSQIPGAARPFPPLRVLHLLTGERGCQVAGQLDEALRGSGLRDHLRSWCQEERELLPGLLGLLGGVSDSANSGLGLGGAGALWSQYWTLLWAACAQSLDLSLGPWRDHRAAAQQLSQALGQASLPQECEKELASLCRNLFHQSLIWNWDQGFCQALGSAGEDQSSRPPSSHTTELLQQLFPPLLDALQQPRSGLLLCQPPDPAPLALGLCTLQTTLLWFLGRTQQHLAAWAPDSFLLLIQKDLPVSSWGVGRRGAWAGLKSHFPFLPKPLLLEAAALSRLASEESLSLEVEQQLGLEIQKLTAQIQLLPEESLSLFFQECHKQATQGFELYMPRGRYWRHRLSPELPSIPSEYAGLVVRTVLEPVLQGLQGLPPQAQAPALGQALTAILGAWLDHILRHGIRFSLQGALQLRQDFGVVRELLEEEQWGLSPELRQSLLTLNIFQRLDGALLCLFQQPLPKPEVHRRPPCCCICNEVQTMELPSSSLNSLENLEPPLRPGAPPAQTAQLLSTLWGGGPSPEAYLVGNQQAWLALRQHQRPRWHLPFLSCLGTSPES, encoded by the exons ATGGCCCAGGGGTCTCGCTCCGGTGGCTTTCTGCCTCCGCTCGCCACCGTGCCGCCGTTTTGGTCACAACCAGAAGGCGCTGTGGAAGAGCagtgggagagaaggcaggcGGGCGCTCTCGGCGGGGACTTTCGTGGCTGGCCGCGGCTGCCGGTTGCCGGGAGCATTCCCTGCCTGAACCCACGGCCCGGCGGAGCTCGGGGAGCGCAGCCGTGGTGGGCTGCGCCGGCGCCAGCAGACGCAGGAGAGCACCGCGAGGCGGGCGCTGCAGACTGGTGGCAGGAGCCGGCAGCCGGCCGCCCCATTCCTCCCGCGCTGCAGCGTCTTCGGGCCGTGTTGCTGCGGCTGCATCGTGAGCGGGAGCAGCTCCTTCAAGCCCGGGACTGCGCCTGCCACCTACAGACGGCCGTGCGCCTCCTGAGGATCCTGAGTCCCAGCACGACGGCCCTTGGCCCCGGCCCCTTGCCTCAGCTGTGCCGCGACCTGCTGCTGCCTTCCCGTGGGGCTGTCCTGCGAAGCGGCCTACGGGAGACTCCGGAGCCGCTACTCCTGGCGCGTCCCGTTGGACTGGCCGCTCAGCGCCTGGATGCTGCCATCGAGATGCAGCTTCGGGCTCTGGGTCGGGAGCCTGCCAGCCCGGGCTTGTCGTCCCAACTTGCTGACGTGCTCTTGGCACTTCCCGCCTACCACCAGCTGATGGGAAAAGCCTTGAGCCAAATTCCGGGGGCAGCGCGCCCTTTCCCACCCCTCCGTGTGCTCCACCTCCTGACGGGGGAGCGGGGTTGCCAGGTGGCTGGTCAGCTAGATGAGGCGCTCAGGGGGTCGGGCTTGCGGGACCACCTCCGAAGTTGGTGCCAGGAGGAGCGGGAGCTGCTGCCcgggctgctggggctgctggggggtGTGAGTGATTCAGCCAACAGTGGACTGGGGCTTGGAGGGGCTGGAGCCCTGTGGAGCCAGTACTGGACCCTGCTATGGGCAGCTtgtgctcagagtctggacctaAGTCTAGGACCCTGGAGGGACCACAGGGCAGCCGCACAACAACTGAGTCAGGCACTGGGTCAGG CATCCCTGCCTCAGGAGTGTGAGAAGGAGCTGGCTTCTTTGTGTCGCAACCTATTTCATCAGTCCCTTATCTGGAATTGGGACCAAG GCTTCTGCCAGGCCTTGGGATCTGCTGGTGAAGATCAGAGCAGCCGTCCCCCATCCTCTCATACCACTGAACTTTTGCAACagcttttccctcctctcttggATGCCCTTCAACAACCCAGGTCAGGGCTGCTCCTCTGTCAGCCTCCAG ATCCTGCACCCCTTGCTTTAGGGCTCTGTACCCTGCAGACCACCTTGCTCTGGTTTTTGGGTAGAACTCAGCAGCATCTGGCAGCATGGGCCCCagattctttcctgcttctgaTCCAGAAGGACTTACCTGTGAGTAGCTGGGGAGTGGGCAGGAGAGGAGCCTGGGCTGGGCTGAAATCTCACTTCCCATTTCTGCCAAAGCCTCTATTGCTTGAGGCGGCAGCTCTGTCTAGACTGGCCTCAGAAGAAAGTTTGTCCCTGGAGGTGGAGCAGCAGCTGGGCCTGGAGATCCAGAAGCTAACTGCACAGATCCAG CTCCTGCCTGAAGAGTCACTAAGTCTCTTTTTTCAAGAATGTCATAAACAAGCCACACAGGGCTTCGAACTCTACATGCCACGGGGCCGGTACTGGCGGCATCGTCTCTCTCCTG AACTGCCCAGCATTCCCAGTGAGTATGCTGGGTTGGTGGTTCGCACTGTACTGGAGCCTGTGCTGCAAGGATTGCAGGGATTGCCGCCCCaagcccaggcccctgcccttGGCCAAGCACTGACAGCCATCCTGGGTGCCTGGCTTGACCACATCCTCAGGCACGGGATCCGGTTCag CCTGCAGGGGGCGCTGCAGCTCAGACAAGACTTTGGAGTGGTCCGGGAGTTGCTGGAGGAGGAGCAGTGGGGCCTGTCGCCAGAACTTCGCCAGTCTCTGCTCACACTCAACATCTTCCAGAGGCTGGATGGGGCCCTGCTGTGTCTATTCCAGCAGCCCCTGCCCAAGCCTGAAGTCCACAGGAGGCCTCCCTGTTGCT GTATATGCAATGAGGTCCAGACCATGGAATTGCCCAGCAGCAGCCTCAACAGCTTGGAGAACTTGGAGCCCCCTCTTCGGCCTGGAGCACCCCCAGCCCAGACAGCTCAGCTGCTAAGCACACTATGGGGAGGGGGACCTAGCCCAGAGGCTTACCTGGTGGGAAATCAGCAGGCCTGGCTTGCCCTGAGGCAGCACCAGCGCCCCCGTTGGcacttgccttttctttcatGCCTGGGGACCAGTCCCGAATCCTAA
- the CCDC142 gene encoding coiled-coil domain-containing protein 142 isoform X3, translating into MAQGSRSGGFLPPLATVPPFWSQPEGAVEEQWERRQAGALGGDFRGWPRLPVAGSIPCLNPRPGGARGAQPWWAAPAPADAGEHREAGAADWWQEPAAGRPIPPALQRLRAVLLRLHREREQLLQARDCACHLQTAVRLLRILSPSTTALGPGPLPQLCRDLLLPSRGAVLRSGLRETPEPLLLARPVGLAAQRLDAAIEMQLRALGREPASPGLSSQLADVLLALPAYHQLMGKALSQIPGAARPFPPLRVLHLLTGERGCQVAGQLDEALRGSGLRDHLRSWCQEERELLPGLLGLLGGVSDSANSGLGLGGAGALWSQYWTLLWAACAQSLDLSLGPWRDHRAAAQQLSQALGQASLPQECEKELASLCRNLFHQSLIWNWDQGFCQALGSAGEDQSSRPPSSHTTELLQQLFPPLLDALQQPRSGLLLCQPPGETKYWGWRNRTVEDPAPLALGLCTLQTTLLWFLGRTQQHLAAWAPDSFLLLIQKDLPPLLLEAAALSRLASEESLSLEVEQQLGLEIQKLTAQIQLLPEESLSLFFQECHKQATQGFELYMPRGRYWRHRLSPELPSIPSEYAGLVVRTVLEPVLQGLQGLPPQAQAPALGQALTAILGAWLDHILRHGIRFSLQGALQLRQDFGVVRELLEEEQWGLSPELRQSLLTLNIFQRLDGALLCLFQQPLPKPEVHRRPPCCCICNEVQTMELPSSSLNSLENLEPPLRPGAPPAQTAQLLSTLWGGGPSPEAYLVGNQQAWLALRQHQRPRWHLPFLSCLGTSPES; encoded by the exons ATGGCCCAGGGGTCTCGCTCCGGTGGCTTTCTGCCTCCGCTCGCCACCGTGCCGCCGTTTTGGTCACAACCAGAAGGCGCTGTGGAAGAGCagtgggagagaaggcaggcGGGCGCTCTCGGCGGGGACTTTCGTGGCTGGCCGCGGCTGCCGGTTGCCGGGAGCATTCCCTGCCTGAACCCACGGCCCGGCGGAGCTCGGGGAGCGCAGCCGTGGTGGGCTGCGCCGGCGCCAGCAGACGCAGGAGAGCACCGCGAGGCGGGCGCTGCAGACTGGTGGCAGGAGCCGGCAGCCGGCCGCCCCATTCCTCCCGCGCTGCAGCGTCTTCGGGCCGTGTTGCTGCGGCTGCATCGTGAGCGGGAGCAGCTCCTTCAAGCCCGGGACTGCGCCTGCCACCTACAGACGGCCGTGCGCCTCCTGAGGATCCTGAGTCCCAGCACGACGGCCCTTGGCCCCGGCCCCTTGCCTCAGCTGTGCCGCGACCTGCTGCTGCCTTCCCGTGGGGCTGTCCTGCGAAGCGGCCTACGGGAGACTCCGGAGCCGCTACTCCTGGCGCGTCCCGTTGGACTGGCCGCTCAGCGCCTGGATGCTGCCATCGAGATGCAGCTTCGGGCTCTGGGTCGGGAGCCTGCCAGCCCGGGCTTGTCGTCCCAACTTGCTGACGTGCTCTTGGCACTTCCCGCCTACCACCAGCTGATGGGAAAAGCCTTGAGCCAAATTCCGGGGGCAGCGCGCCCTTTCCCACCCCTCCGTGTGCTCCACCTCCTGACGGGGGAGCGGGGTTGCCAGGTGGCTGGTCAGCTAGATGAGGCGCTCAGGGGGTCGGGCTTGCGGGACCACCTCCGAAGTTGGTGCCAGGAGGAGCGGGAGCTGCTGCCcgggctgctggggctgctggggggtGTGAGTGATTCAGCCAACAGTGGACTGGGGCTTGGAGGGGCTGGAGCCCTGTGGAGCCAGTACTGGACCCTGCTATGGGCAGCTtgtgctcagagtctggacctaAGTCTAGGACCCTGGAGGGACCACAGGGCAGCCGCACAACAACTGAGTCAGGCACTGGGTCAGG CATCCCTGCCTCAGGAGTGTGAGAAGGAGCTGGCTTCTTTGTGTCGCAACCTATTTCATCAGTCCCTTATCTGGAATTGGGACCAAG GCTTCTGCCAGGCCTTGGGATCTGCTGGTGAAGATCAGAGCAGCCGTCCCCCATCCTCTCATACCACTGAACTTTTGCAACagcttttccctcctctcttggATGCCCTTCAACAACCCAGGTCAGGGCTGCTCCTCTGTCAGCCTCCAGGTGAGACAAAGTACTGGGGATGGAGGAACAGAACAGTTGAAG ATCCTGCACCCCTTGCTTTAGGGCTCTGTACCCTGCAGACCACCTTGCTCTGGTTTTTGGGTAGAACTCAGCAGCATCTGGCAGCATGGGCCCCagattctttcctgcttctgaTCCAGAAGGACTTACCT CCTCTATTGCTTGAGGCGGCAGCTCTGTCTAGACTGGCCTCAGAAGAAAGTTTGTCCCTGGAGGTGGAGCAGCAGCTGGGCCTGGAGATCCAGAAGCTAACTGCACAGATCCAG CTCCTGCCTGAAGAGTCACTAAGTCTCTTTTTTCAAGAATGTCATAAACAAGCCACACAGGGCTTCGAACTCTACATGCCACGGGGCCGGTACTGGCGGCATCGTCTCTCTCCTG AACTGCCCAGCATTCCCAGTGAGTATGCTGGGTTGGTGGTTCGCACTGTACTGGAGCCTGTGCTGCAAGGATTGCAGGGATTGCCGCCCCaagcccaggcccctgcccttGGCCAAGCACTGACAGCCATCCTGGGTGCCTGGCTTGACCACATCCTCAGGCACGGGATCCGGTTCag CCTGCAGGGGGCGCTGCAGCTCAGACAAGACTTTGGAGTGGTCCGGGAGTTGCTGGAGGAGGAGCAGTGGGGCCTGTCGCCAGAACTTCGCCAGTCTCTGCTCACACTCAACATCTTCCAGAGGCTGGATGGGGCCCTGCTGTGTCTATTCCAGCAGCCCCTGCCCAAGCCTGAAGTCCACAGGAGGCCTCCCTGTTGCT GTATATGCAATGAGGTCCAGACCATGGAATTGCCCAGCAGCAGCCTCAACAGCTTGGAGAACTTGGAGCCCCCTCTTCGGCCTGGAGCACCCCCAGCCCAGACAGCTCAGCTGCTAAGCACACTATGGGGAGGGGGACCTAGCCCAGAGGCTTACCTGGTGGGAAATCAGCAGGCCTGGCTTGCCCTGAGGCAGCACCAGCGCCCCCGTTGGcacttgccttttctttcatGCCTGGGGACCAGTCCCGAATCCTAA
- the CCDC142 gene encoding coiled-coil domain-containing protein 142 isoform X1, producing the protein MAQGSRSGGFLPPLATVPPFWSQPEGAVEEQWERRQAGALGGDFRGWPRLPVAGSIPCLNPRPGGARGAQPWWAAPAPADAGEHREAGAADWWQEPAAGRPIPPALQRLRAVLLRLHREREQLLQARDCACHLQTAVRLLRILSPSTTALGPGPLPQLCRDLLLPSRGAVLRSGLRETPEPLLLARPVGLAAQRLDAAIEMQLRALGREPASPGLSSQLADVLLALPAYHQLMGKALSQIPGAARPFPPLRVLHLLTGERGCQVAGQLDEALRGSGLRDHLRSWCQEERELLPGLLGLLGGVSDSANSGLGLGGAGALWSQYWTLLWAACAQSLDLSLGPWRDHRAAAQQLSQALGQASLPQECEKELASLCRNLFHQSLIWNWDQGFCQALGSAGEDQSSRPPSSHTTELLQQLFPPLLDALQQPRSGLLLCQPPGETKYWGWRNRTVEDPAPLALGLCTLQTTLLWFLGRTQQHLAAWAPDSFLLLIQKDLPVSSWGVGRRGAWAGLKSHFPFLPKPLLLEAAALSRLASEESLSLEVEQQLGLEIQKLTAQIQLLPEESLSLFFQECHKQATQGFELYMPRGRYWRHRLSPELPSIPSEYAGLVVRTVLEPVLQGLQGLPPQAQAPALGQALTAILGAWLDHILRHGIRFSLQGALQLRQDFGVVRELLEEEQWGLSPELRQSLLTLNIFQRLDGALLCLFQQPLPKPEVHRRPPCCCICNEVQTMELPSSSLNSLENLEPPLRPGAPPAQTAQLLSTLWGGGPSPEAYLVGNQQAWLALRQHQRPRWHLPFLSCLGTSPES; encoded by the exons ATGGCCCAGGGGTCTCGCTCCGGTGGCTTTCTGCCTCCGCTCGCCACCGTGCCGCCGTTTTGGTCACAACCAGAAGGCGCTGTGGAAGAGCagtgggagagaaggcaggcGGGCGCTCTCGGCGGGGACTTTCGTGGCTGGCCGCGGCTGCCGGTTGCCGGGAGCATTCCCTGCCTGAACCCACGGCCCGGCGGAGCTCGGGGAGCGCAGCCGTGGTGGGCTGCGCCGGCGCCAGCAGACGCAGGAGAGCACCGCGAGGCGGGCGCTGCAGACTGGTGGCAGGAGCCGGCAGCCGGCCGCCCCATTCCTCCCGCGCTGCAGCGTCTTCGGGCCGTGTTGCTGCGGCTGCATCGTGAGCGGGAGCAGCTCCTTCAAGCCCGGGACTGCGCCTGCCACCTACAGACGGCCGTGCGCCTCCTGAGGATCCTGAGTCCCAGCACGACGGCCCTTGGCCCCGGCCCCTTGCCTCAGCTGTGCCGCGACCTGCTGCTGCCTTCCCGTGGGGCTGTCCTGCGAAGCGGCCTACGGGAGACTCCGGAGCCGCTACTCCTGGCGCGTCCCGTTGGACTGGCCGCTCAGCGCCTGGATGCTGCCATCGAGATGCAGCTTCGGGCTCTGGGTCGGGAGCCTGCCAGCCCGGGCTTGTCGTCCCAACTTGCTGACGTGCTCTTGGCACTTCCCGCCTACCACCAGCTGATGGGAAAAGCCTTGAGCCAAATTCCGGGGGCAGCGCGCCCTTTCCCACCCCTCCGTGTGCTCCACCTCCTGACGGGGGAGCGGGGTTGCCAGGTGGCTGGTCAGCTAGATGAGGCGCTCAGGGGGTCGGGCTTGCGGGACCACCTCCGAAGTTGGTGCCAGGAGGAGCGGGAGCTGCTGCCcgggctgctggggctgctggggggtGTGAGTGATTCAGCCAACAGTGGACTGGGGCTTGGAGGGGCTGGAGCCCTGTGGAGCCAGTACTGGACCCTGCTATGGGCAGCTtgtgctcagagtctggacctaAGTCTAGGACCCTGGAGGGACCACAGGGCAGCCGCACAACAACTGAGTCAGGCACTGGGTCAGG CATCCCTGCCTCAGGAGTGTGAGAAGGAGCTGGCTTCTTTGTGTCGCAACCTATTTCATCAGTCCCTTATCTGGAATTGGGACCAAG GCTTCTGCCAGGCCTTGGGATCTGCTGGTGAAGATCAGAGCAGCCGTCCCCCATCCTCTCATACCACTGAACTTTTGCAACagcttttccctcctctcttggATGCCCTTCAACAACCCAGGTCAGGGCTGCTCCTCTGTCAGCCTCCAGGTGAGACAAAGTACTGGGGATGGAGGAACAGAACAGTTGAAG ATCCTGCACCCCTTGCTTTAGGGCTCTGTACCCTGCAGACCACCTTGCTCTGGTTTTTGGGTAGAACTCAGCAGCATCTGGCAGCATGGGCCCCagattctttcctgcttctgaTCCAGAAGGACTTACCTGTGAGTAGCTGGGGAGTGGGCAGGAGAGGAGCCTGGGCTGGGCTGAAATCTCACTTCCCATTTCTGCCAAAGCCTCTATTGCTTGAGGCGGCAGCTCTGTCTAGACTGGCCTCAGAAGAAAGTTTGTCCCTGGAGGTGGAGCAGCAGCTGGGCCTGGAGATCCAGAAGCTAACTGCACAGATCCAG CTCCTGCCTGAAGAGTCACTAAGTCTCTTTTTTCAAGAATGTCATAAACAAGCCACACAGGGCTTCGAACTCTACATGCCACGGGGCCGGTACTGGCGGCATCGTCTCTCTCCTG AACTGCCCAGCATTCCCAGTGAGTATGCTGGGTTGGTGGTTCGCACTGTACTGGAGCCTGTGCTGCAAGGATTGCAGGGATTGCCGCCCCaagcccaggcccctgcccttGGCCAAGCACTGACAGCCATCCTGGGTGCCTGGCTTGACCACATCCTCAGGCACGGGATCCGGTTCag CCTGCAGGGGGCGCTGCAGCTCAGACAAGACTTTGGAGTGGTCCGGGAGTTGCTGGAGGAGGAGCAGTGGGGCCTGTCGCCAGAACTTCGCCAGTCTCTGCTCACACTCAACATCTTCCAGAGGCTGGATGGGGCCCTGCTGTGTCTATTCCAGCAGCCCCTGCCCAAGCCTGAAGTCCACAGGAGGCCTCCCTGTTGCT GTATATGCAATGAGGTCCAGACCATGGAATTGCCCAGCAGCAGCCTCAACAGCTTGGAGAACTTGGAGCCCCCTCTTCGGCCTGGAGCACCCCCAGCCCAGACAGCTCAGCTGCTAAGCACACTATGGGGAGGGGGACCTAGCCCAGAGGCTTACCTGGTGGGAAATCAGCAGGCCTGGCTTGCCCTGAGGCAGCACCAGCGCCCCCGTTGGcacttgccttttctttcatGCCTGGGGACCAGTCCCGAATCCTAA
- the CCDC142 gene encoding coiled-coil domain-containing protein 142 isoform X4: MAQGSRSGGFLPPLATVPPFWSQPEGAVEEQWERRQAGALGGDFRGWPRLPVAGSIPCLNPRPGGARGAQPWWAAPAPADAGEHREAGAADWWQEPAAGRPIPPALQRLRAVLLRLHREREQLLQARDCACHLQTAVRLLRILSPSTTALGPGPLPQLCRDLLLPSRGAVLRSGLRETPEPLLLARPVGLAAQRLDAAIEMQLRALGREPASPGLSSQLADVLLALPAYHQLMGKALSQIPGAARPFPPLRVLHLLTGERGCQVAGQLDEALRGSGLRDHLRSWCQEERELLPGLLGLLGGVSDSANSGLGLGGAGALWSQYWTLLWAACAQSLDLSLGPWRDHRAAAQQLSQALGQASLPQECEKELASLCRNLFHQSLIWNWDQGFCQALGSAGEDQSSRPPSSHTTELLQQLFPPLLDALQQPRSGLLLCQPPDPAPLALGLCTLQTTLLWFLGRTQQHLAAWAPDSFLLLIQKDLPPLLLEAAALSRLASEESLSLEVEQQLGLEIQKLTAQIQLLPEESLSLFFQECHKQATQGFELYMPRGRYWRHRLSPELPSIPSEYAGLVVRTVLEPVLQGLQGLPPQAQAPALGQALTAILGAWLDHILRHGIRFSLQGALQLRQDFGVVRELLEEEQWGLSPELRQSLLTLNIFQRLDGALLCLFQQPLPKPEVHRRPPCCCICNEVQTMELPSSSLNSLENLEPPLRPGAPPAQTAQLLSTLWGGGPSPEAYLVGNQQAWLALRQHQRPRWHLPFLSCLGTSPES, from the exons ATGGCCCAGGGGTCTCGCTCCGGTGGCTTTCTGCCTCCGCTCGCCACCGTGCCGCCGTTTTGGTCACAACCAGAAGGCGCTGTGGAAGAGCagtgggagagaaggcaggcGGGCGCTCTCGGCGGGGACTTTCGTGGCTGGCCGCGGCTGCCGGTTGCCGGGAGCATTCCCTGCCTGAACCCACGGCCCGGCGGAGCTCGGGGAGCGCAGCCGTGGTGGGCTGCGCCGGCGCCAGCAGACGCAGGAGAGCACCGCGAGGCGGGCGCTGCAGACTGGTGGCAGGAGCCGGCAGCCGGCCGCCCCATTCCTCCCGCGCTGCAGCGTCTTCGGGCCGTGTTGCTGCGGCTGCATCGTGAGCGGGAGCAGCTCCTTCAAGCCCGGGACTGCGCCTGCCACCTACAGACGGCCGTGCGCCTCCTGAGGATCCTGAGTCCCAGCACGACGGCCCTTGGCCCCGGCCCCTTGCCTCAGCTGTGCCGCGACCTGCTGCTGCCTTCCCGTGGGGCTGTCCTGCGAAGCGGCCTACGGGAGACTCCGGAGCCGCTACTCCTGGCGCGTCCCGTTGGACTGGCCGCTCAGCGCCTGGATGCTGCCATCGAGATGCAGCTTCGGGCTCTGGGTCGGGAGCCTGCCAGCCCGGGCTTGTCGTCCCAACTTGCTGACGTGCTCTTGGCACTTCCCGCCTACCACCAGCTGATGGGAAAAGCCTTGAGCCAAATTCCGGGGGCAGCGCGCCCTTTCCCACCCCTCCGTGTGCTCCACCTCCTGACGGGGGAGCGGGGTTGCCAGGTGGCTGGTCAGCTAGATGAGGCGCTCAGGGGGTCGGGCTTGCGGGACCACCTCCGAAGTTGGTGCCAGGAGGAGCGGGAGCTGCTGCCcgggctgctggggctgctggggggtGTGAGTGATTCAGCCAACAGTGGACTGGGGCTTGGAGGGGCTGGAGCCCTGTGGAGCCAGTACTGGACCCTGCTATGGGCAGCTtgtgctcagagtctggacctaAGTCTAGGACCCTGGAGGGACCACAGGGCAGCCGCACAACAACTGAGTCAGGCACTGGGTCAGG CATCCCTGCCTCAGGAGTGTGAGAAGGAGCTGGCTTCTTTGTGTCGCAACCTATTTCATCAGTCCCTTATCTGGAATTGGGACCAAG GCTTCTGCCAGGCCTTGGGATCTGCTGGTGAAGATCAGAGCAGCCGTCCCCCATCCTCTCATACCACTGAACTTTTGCAACagcttttccctcctctcttggATGCCCTTCAACAACCCAGGTCAGGGCTGCTCCTCTGTCAGCCTCCAG ATCCTGCACCCCTTGCTTTAGGGCTCTGTACCCTGCAGACCACCTTGCTCTGGTTTTTGGGTAGAACTCAGCAGCATCTGGCAGCATGGGCCCCagattctttcctgcttctgaTCCAGAAGGACTTACCT CCTCTATTGCTTGAGGCGGCAGCTCTGTCTAGACTGGCCTCAGAAGAAAGTTTGTCCCTGGAGGTGGAGCAGCAGCTGGGCCTGGAGATCCAGAAGCTAACTGCACAGATCCAG CTCCTGCCTGAAGAGTCACTAAGTCTCTTTTTTCAAGAATGTCATAAACAAGCCACACAGGGCTTCGAACTCTACATGCCACGGGGCCGGTACTGGCGGCATCGTCTCTCTCCTG AACTGCCCAGCATTCCCAGTGAGTATGCTGGGTTGGTGGTTCGCACTGTACTGGAGCCTGTGCTGCAAGGATTGCAGGGATTGCCGCCCCaagcccaggcccctgcccttGGCCAAGCACTGACAGCCATCCTGGGTGCCTGGCTTGACCACATCCTCAGGCACGGGATCCGGTTCag CCTGCAGGGGGCGCTGCAGCTCAGACAAGACTTTGGAGTGGTCCGGGAGTTGCTGGAGGAGGAGCAGTGGGGCCTGTCGCCAGAACTTCGCCAGTCTCTGCTCACACTCAACATCTTCCAGAGGCTGGATGGGGCCCTGCTGTGTCTATTCCAGCAGCCCCTGCCCAAGCCTGAAGTCCACAGGAGGCCTCCCTGTTGCT GTATATGCAATGAGGTCCAGACCATGGAATTGCCCAGCAGCAGCCTCAACAGCTTGGAGAACTTGGAGCCCCCTCTTCGGCCTGGAGCACCCCCAGCCCAGACAGCTCAGCTGCTAAGCACACTATGGGGAGGGGGACCTAGCCCAGAGGCTTACCTGGTGGGAAATCAGCAGGCCTGGCTTGCCCTGAGGCAGCACCAGCGCCCCCGTTGGcacttgccttttctttcatGCCTGGGGACCAGTCCCGAATCCTAA